From Pelotomaculum schinkii, the proteins below share one genomic window:
- a CDS encoding DUF362 domain-containing protein, producing MIVIDLQLCKGCGICQKECPNKAVFIENKKAVVRENCSSCGICTRVCPVQAATRSARKQGAVKCSSCPVQCEILEGYLGACRRYQNVNGQLVRNRKLVTEVSQDGPLITAVGAGTNYPCCRPAPHIVQDTVDGVEVVTVVTEAPLSYSGVKVKIDTNLYIGEEGSKVKREGKVVGMVDTEEYGSKMLSVGGANLLTGQDGFIVARTIVEIANGERVKLKVEEGSALELQVGHPPVINGVEDTKMRVGCGSATIGMFAAHLKEVVDEAIILDHHVVGLLSEHLAGEAVGMSWSGVIPNARKSTRGRYFGEPGHGWGGTSIENPEVAIKSVDMSVAKAGIKILVTETTAQKAALFRVRNDGSVQEIPITPDVRKVIELIAGNCEKAMVSALYTGGTGGSARAGVAAHPIKVTQAVHNGAARLTIGGAPAFVFPGGGINFMVDVQKVVPKAFTWVPAPATVAPVEYTMTRQKYEEIGGHIKSIKRLSEFKESKVVLTRKEQ from the coding sequence ATGATTGTTATCGATCTGCAGTTGTGCAAAGGGTGCGGGATTTGCCAAAAAGAATGCCCGAATAAAGCCGTCTTTATTGAAAACAAGAAAGCTGTTGTCAGGGAAAACTGCAGCAGCTGCGGAATATGTACCAGAGTTTGCCCCGTTCAGGCAGCGACCAGAAGCGCAAGAAAACAGGGAGCGGTCAAGTGTTCCTCTTGTCCGGTCCAGTGCGAAATTCTGGAAGGCTACCTGGGGGCCTGCCGGCGCTACCAGAACGTAAACGGACAACTGGTGCGCAACCGGAAATTAGTGACCGAAGTGTCTCAGGACGGGCCGTTGATTACCGCGGTGGGAGCGGGAACCAATTATCCCTGCTGCCGGCCGGCGCCGCACATCGTTCAGGACACCGTTGACGGGGTTGAGGTAGTCACGGTGGTTACGGAGGCTCCCTTAAGTTACAGCGGCGTCAAAGTGAAGATCGATACCAATCTTTACATTGGAGAAGAGGGCAGCAAGGTTAAACGTGAAGGCAAGGTAGTAGGTATGGTTGACACGGAAGAGTACGGCTCAAAAATGCTTTCGGTCGGAGGAGCCAACCTTCTAACAGGTCAAGACGGATTCATTGTTGCCCGTACCATTGTGGAAATTGCCAACGGCGAGCGGGTGAAGCTCAAGGTTGAGGAAGGAAGCGCTTTAGAGCTGCAAGTCGGCCATCCACCGGTTATCAACGGGGTGGAAGACACCAAAATGCGGGTCGGCTGCGGCAGCGCCACCATCGGCATGTTTGCGGCCCACCTGAAAGAAGTTGTGGATGAAGCCATCATTCTTGACCATCATGTGGTGGGGCTCCTTTCCGAACACCTGGCCGGCGAGGCGGTGGGCATGTCCTGGAGCGGGGTCATACCGAATGCGCGAAAGAGCACCCGCGGCCGTTATTTTGGTGAACCTGGACATGGCTGGGGCGGTACCAGTATTGAAAACCCGGAGGTCGCCATAAAATCCGTTGATATGTCAGTGGCAAAGGCGGGAATAAAGATTCTGGTTACTGAAACTACAGCCCAAAAAGCTGCTCTTTTCCGGGTGCGAAACGACGGTTCGGTGCAAGAAATTCCCATAACTCCTGACGTGCGGAAAGTTATTGAACTAATTGCCGGCAACTGCGAAAAAGCTATGGTTTCGGCCCTTTACACGGGGGGAACCGGCGGCAGCGCCCGGGCCGGGGTGGCGGCGCATCCAATCAAAGTAACCCAGGCGGTGCATAACGGCGCCGCCAGATTAACCATAGGCGGAGCGCCGGCCTTTGTATTTCCGGGCGGCGGCATCAATTTCATGGTGGATGTGCAAAAAGTTGTACCGAAGGCCTTCACCTGGGTGCCTGCGCCGGCTACCGTCGCTCCGGTCGAATATACCATGACGCGCCAAAAATACGAAGAAATAGGCGGACACATAAAATCCATTAAAAGGCTGAGCGAGTTTAAAGAGTCAAAAGTGGTGTTGACTCGGAAGGAACAATGA
- a CDS encoding amidohydrolase family protein — protein MATIAITNIGTLVTGDISNPLRKDDTILIRDGRIAGIGGAEILKDIVVDKLIDVSGMTVTPGLIDSHVHPVLGDYTPRQKTQDYLDSAVHGGVTTFISAGEAHMPGRPKDPAGTKALAILAHKSFANLHSSGLKVHGGAVILEKGLVEKDFAEMAAEGVWLVGEVGLGSVKKPEDAAPMVEWAKKYGMKVAMHTGGTSIPGSSTVTAGDVIAVQPTVVSHVNGGPTAVACDEIDKLINDTDLTLEIVQCGNQKIADFTVRKLAEKGALDRVILGNDAPSGSGIIPLGILRSMSFLASMSEVPPEKVVAMATGNTARTFGLETGLIAAGKEADLVVMDAPMGSVGADALAALAAGDLPAVAMVLVDGVVKVTKSRNTPPPNRKYAVK, from the coding sequence ATGGCAACTATTGCGATAACGAACATTGGGACGCTAGTCACAGGGGACATTAGCAACCCCTTGCGTAAAGACGACACTATCCTAATCCGGGACGGCAGGATTGCCGGTATCGGCGGGGCTGAAATACTCAAGGATATTGTTGTGGACAAGCTCATCGACGTCAGCGGCATGACCGTGACACCCGGCCTCATCGATTCCCACGTTCACCCCGTACTCGGTGATTACACGCCCCGGCAAAAGACCCAGGATTACCTGGACAGCGCGGTGCACGGGGGGGTGACGACTTTCATTTCAGCCGGTGAAGCCCACATGCCGGGCCGCCCCAAGGATCCGGCAGGCACTAAGGCCCTGGCTATCCTGGCGCATAAATCTTTTGCCAACTTACATTCGTCAGGTTTGAAGGTCCACGGCGGGGCTGTGATCCTGGAAAAGGGTCTGGTTGAAAAAGATTTTGCGGAAATGGCCGCAGAAGGCGTCTGGCTGGTTGGGGAAGTCGGCCTGGGCAGTGTGAAAAAACCGGAAGATGCAGCGCCGATGGTGGAGTGGGCCAAAAAATACGGCATGAAAGTGGCCATGCATACTGGCGGCACCTCAATTCCGGGGAGCTCCACAGTAACGGCCGGCGATGTTATCGCCGTTCAGCCTACTGTTGTTTCCCACGTTAACGGCGGGCCTACGGCGGTAGCCTGTGACGAGATTGACAAGTTAATTAATGATACGGACTTAACCCTGGAAATTGTGCAGTGCGGCAATCAAAAGATTGCTGATTTTACAGTACGAAAGCTTGCTGAAAAAGGCGCCCTGGACAGGGTCATTTTGGGTAATGACGCCCCTTCCGGCTCCGGTATTATACCCCTGGGTATTTTACGCAGCATGAGTTTTCTTGCCTCTATGTCGGAAGTGCCGCCGGAAAAGGTGGTGGCTATGGCCACCGGAAATACGGCCAGGACTTTTGGACTTGAAACCGGACTCATTGCCGCAGGGAAAGAAGCGGACCTGGTAGTGATGGACGCGCCTATGGGTTCGGTGGGAGCTGACGCTTTGGCGGCCCTGGCGGCCGGCGATCTGCCGGCGGTAGCGATGGTGCTGGTGGACGGAGTGGTCAAAGTGACTAAAAGCCGGAACACACCACCGCCCAATCGCAAATACGCGGTAAAATAA
- a CDS encoding UbiD family decarboxylase, whose product MKDLNSFLEELEAAFPDEIKRTDTLVAPHKYEASAVMELFERDERHPLVLFNNLVNLKQENTAFKLLFNAFSNIEKMAVALGVEQPVRKLIMEKYYQGSMNPKPVVRVNHTGAPVKELVWREQEVELGVLPIPRINEMDGGPYLTPIVVTRDGDSGRYNISWNRAMVIDRNHLGLWMSPRHLWSTFSKYEQRGEALPIALVLGHHPAFFMAGAGLTKISQDEYEVAGGVLGEGLRVVESEAFGGELLVPADAEIILEGLILPERRSVEGPFGEFTGYSGPQRISWLVEIKAVTARKGGAIISVFGAHQENLYAHMPIQADIFHDLKNIMPAVKDISWVDSGGPLNMVISMDKKTEGEPVRAAMAAMSLSNFIKHVIVVDDDIDPGNLKQVMWAWSTRVQADKDINIIKRTQGQVLDPSLSEEIAGSAMIINATVPVGQPYAMKAQPPESVINSIGKEIFDQFKKY is encoded by the coding sequence ATGAAGGACCTGAATTCTTTTCTTGAAGAGCTGGAAGCCGCCTTTCCGGATGAGATAAAGCGGACCGATACGCTCGTGGCGCCCCATAAATATGAGGCTTCGGCCGTAATGGAGTTGTTTGAGAGGGATGAGCGGCATCCCCTGGTCTTATTTAACAACCTGGTCAACTTAAAACAGGAAAACACAGCTTTTAAACTTTTGTTTAACGCCTTTTCGAACATAGAAAAAATGGCCGTGGCCCTTGGGGTGGAGCAGCCGGTAAGAAAATTGATCATGGAAAAATATTACCAGGGCTCCATGAACCCCAAACCCGTAGTCCGTGTCAACCATACCGGCGCCCCTGTCAAGGAGCTGGTATGGCGGGAGCAGGAAGTGGAGCTCGGTGTTTTACCCATCCCCAGGATCAATGAAATGGACGGAGGACCTTACTTGACGCCGATTGTTGTCACCAGGGACGGTGATAGCGGGCGGTACAATATTTCCTGGAACAGGGCGATGGTGATCGACAGAAACCACCTGGGACTGTGGATGTCGCCGCGCCACCTGTGGAGCACTTTTTCAAAATACGAACAGAGGGGAGAGGCTTTACCTATTGCCCTAGTGCTGGGCCACCACCCGGCGTTTTTCATGGCCGGCGCCGGCTTGACCAAGATATCCCAGGACGAGTACGAAGTGGCGGGAGGTGTACTGGGAGAAGGCCTGCGGGTGGTAGAGTCCGAGGCTTTCGGCGGGGAGCTGCTGGTTCCTGCGGATGCGGAAATCATACTGGAAGGTCTGATCCTGCCGGAACGGAGGTCGGTGGAGGGGCCTTTCGGTGAATTTACCGGCTATTCGGGGCCCCAGCGCATTTCCTGGCTGGTGGAGATTAAGGCTGTTACGGCCAGAAAAGGTGGCGCCATCATCAGCGTTTTCGGGGCGCACCAGGAAAACCTGTACGCCCACATGCCCATCCAGGCCGATATATTCCACGACCTGAAGAATATCATGCCGGCTGTCAAGGATATCAGCTGGGTTGATTCCGGCGGCCCGTTAAATATGGTTATCAGCATGGACAAGAAGACCGAGGGCGAGCCGGTCAGGGCGGCCATGGCGGCAATGAGCCTGAGCAACTTCATCAAGCACGTGATCGTGGTTGACGACGACATCGACCCGGGAAACCTGAAGCAGGTCATGTGGGCGTGGTCCACCAGGGTGCAGGCCGACAAAGACATCAATATTATCAAGAGGACCCAGGGCCAGGTATTGGATCCGTCCCTTTCTGAAGAAATTGCGGGGTCCGCTATGATCATAAACGCCACCGTGCCTGTGGGGCAGCCTTACGCCATGAAGGCGCAGCCACCCGAAAGTGTAATTAACAGTATCGGAAAAGAAATTTTTGACCAATTTAAAAAATATTGA
- a CDS encoding MBL fold metallo-hydrolase has protein sequence MTTAGVEHLQGNKIQLTVLVENSVAFPFLPGNLQGLLGEHGLAVLIDNGREQILYDTGRGRTLLGNIEQSGHRAENIEKVVISHGHKDHTGALLPLLQSRGKTEVFCHPGIFDEKYGKNGSRMNYIGVPFSVKELEEAGAVFKFNRKTLAVSERVALSGPIPRVHAWEEDEGSFFIRDGETFVRDGFEDEQALFIHSDSGLVIVTGCGHAGIINTIEHAVSCFGAKNILAVVGGLHLSGASAARLALTVEHLKRFEIDKFVVGHCTGFEAMCRLQREFKEKVMPLNAGAQLEF, from the coding sequence ATGACGACTGCCGGGGTTGAGCATCTTCAGGGGAATAAAATCCAGCTTACGGTTCTTGTTGAAAACAGCGTGGCCTTTCCGTTTTTGCCCGGCAACTTGCAGGGACTGCTGGGCGAGCACGGCCTGGCCGTGCTGATTGACAACGGGAGAGAGCAAATACTATACGATACCGGAAGGGGACGCACCCTGCTGGGTAATATCGAGCAATCCGGACACAGGGCTGAGAATATCGAAAAGGTAGTGATTAGCCACGGCCACAAGGATCATACCGGAGCGCTGCTGCCCCTGTTGCAGTCCAGAGGAAAAACAGAAGTTTTTTGCCACCCGGGCATTTTTGATGAAAAATACGGGAAAAACGGATCCCGGATGAATTACATCGGTGTTCCTTTCTCAGTGAAGGAGCTGGAAGAAGCCGGCGCGGTATTTAAGTTTAACAGGAAAACACTGGCTGTGAGCGAGAGGGTTGCGCTTTCCGGGCCGATCCCCAGGGTTCATGCATGGGAAGAGGATGAGGGCAGCTTTTTTATAAGGGATGGAGAGACATTTGTACGGGATGGCTTTGAAGATGAGCAGGCGTTGTTCATCCACAGCGATTCCGGCCTGGTTATAGTAACTGGCTGCGGGCATGCGGGGATCATCAACACCATCGAGCATGCTGTTAGCTGCTTTGGCGCCAAAAACATACTCGCTGTGGTGGGCGGCCTGCATCTGTCCGGCGCCTCGGCGGCTCGTTTGGCACTGACTGTCGAACATTTAAAAAGGTTTGAAATTGATAAGTTTGTTGTGGGCCACTGCACGGGTTTTGAAGCTATGTGCCGCTTGCAGCGGGAATTCAAAGAAAAGGTTATGCCTTTAAATGCCGGCGCGCAGCTGGAGTTTTAA
- a CDS encoding TAXI family TRAP transporter solute-binding subunit: MFKRTKIYSIIAVLALGIFLMAGCGGQGAQQETEQKAQSGANSEKYQVAWGTAPAGGAWQVIGTAMLEDVTKANPNISGSTSPIGGFANVIGVSEGKLQVAFSLSATTGDAWEGKGPFEERGELKNFRILATLFPEPTHITVLADSGVNSIEQLKGKRITPGPKGSAVEQDTKRVLDAYGLTYNDFQSQMISFDEAAQQMLDGHIDSILYGAMICPAPNIVNVNSQKQIKLLSLSDSAIDQIVKSNTGTIPYTIPAGTYKGVDYPVNGIATLCNIIVREDMPDDVAYSIVKTIAENFDRYPTVASAMSLAKKEEMGRDMGIPYHPGALKYYKEQGWIK, encoded by the coding sequence ATGTTTAAGAGGACAAAGATTTATAGCATTATAGCGGTTTTAGCGCTGGGTATTTTTCTTATGGCCGGATGCGGCGGCCAGGGCGCTCAGCAGGAAACAGAGCAAAAAGCACAGTCAGGCGCGAATTCGGAGAAATATCAGGTTGCCTGGGGAACAGCTCCCGCTGGTGGGGCCTGGCAGGTAATCGGGACGGCCATGCTTGAGGATGTGACCAAGGCCAATCCAAACATTAGTGGTTCCACCTCTCCTATAGGAGGCTTTGCCAACGTTATCGGAGTATCCGAAGGGAAACTGCAGGTAGCCTTTTCCCTGTCCGCCACCACAGGAGATGCCTGGGAAGGCAAAGGGCCTTTTGAGGAGAGAGGTGAGTTGAAAAATTTCCGTATTTTGGCCACGCTTTTCCCTGAGCCGACACATATAACAGTTCTGGCTGATTCAGGCGTCAACTCTATTGAGCAGCTGAAGGGCAAGCGGATAACCCCCGGGCCAAAAGGTTCGGCTGTGGAACAGGACACCAAGCGGGTACTGGACGCCTATGGCTTGACCTATAATGACTTTCAGAGCCAGATGATAAGTTTTGACGAGGCAGCCCAGCAAATGCTCGACGGGCACATAGACTCTATTCTTTACGGCGCGATGATTTGTCCGGCGCCCAATATCGTAAACGTCAACTCACAAAAGCAGATAAAATTATTGTCCCTGTCAGACTCCGCGATTGATCAAATAGTCAAGTCCAATACAGGCACAATTCCCTACACTATACCCGCGGGAACCTATAAAGGTGTGGATTACCCTGTCAATGGCATCGCAACCCTCTGCAACATTATCGTCCGTGAGGATATGCCCGACGACGTTGCCTACAGCATTGTCAAGACCATAGCAGAGAATTTTGACCGCTATCCCACAGTTGCCAGCGCTATGTCTCTGGCTAAAAAAGAGGAAATGGGCAGGGATATGGGCATACCCTATCATCCCGGCGCCCTGAAGTACTACAAAGAACAAGGCTGGATCAAGTAG
- a CDS encoding TRAP transporter permease, with protein MVTLTTWNEFWHDRPVYQRVGAIIGVILSLFHIYTSLFGCLDVLAQRTIHLGLGLALVFLVYSRGEKKAGVSWIDLLLLIALAAVVAYLFAFYDWVTAERFTMISSLSWYEIILAIAAIILVLESTRRVVGNGLAGIGVVFLLYPFVAPYLPGVLYSTPSHWTAVLDFNYLSLGGIFGIPLGVSATDIALFIIFGAILVRSGGSFLISNVASAFSGRSVGGPAKVAVVASSLMGTISGSATANVATIGSVTIPMMKKAGYKDSFAAAVEAVSSTGGQIMPPIMGAAAFVMSAFSGIAYSDIIIYAIFPAVLYYLSLFVTVDLEARRLKLSGSKPEMTIKETMKNFGHMIIPILVLVYLLLVGYTPRLAGGLGIVTALVACQLRPSTRLNLPTILSALESGAMGMLVVIVSCATAGIIVGSVDLTGLGQRLGAAFISLAGGNLLIGLFLAMLIAMLLGMGLPTTPAYIIQVATVIPALIALGLPPIAAHMFAFYYSCLSLITPPVAAASYTASAIAGSDGWKTGWVAARLGLVAYIVPFMFAYDQSLLLLGSAGNVIVSVITACMGVFCLAVSCEGYFKRDLNLPERIVAGIAAILLIVPSWWLSSIGMVLMAGVLLAAVYAPARDCAKRDKY; from the coding sequence TTGGTAACTTTAACTACCTGGAATGAGTTTTGGCATGACCGGCCGGTCTACCAGAGGGTGGGAGCGATCATTGGGGTGATTTTGTCCCTTTTTCACATATACACCTCCCTGTTTGGCTGCCTGGACGTCCTGGCGCAGAGGACCATCCACCTGGGTCTTGGCTTGGCGCTTGTTTTTTTAGTCTATTCCAGAGGGGAAAAAAAGGCTGGGGTGAGCTGGATTGACCTTTTGCTGTTAATTGCCCTGGCAGCTGTAGTCGCTTATCTTTTTGCCTTTTATGACTGGGTCACAGCGGAACGCTTCACCATGATCAGTTCCCTCAGCTGGTATGAAATAATCCTCGCCATAGCAGCCATCATACTGGTATTGGAGTCAACGCGCAGGGTTGTGGGAAATGGGTTAGCCGGTATTGGTGTGGTGTTTTTGCTATATCCCTTTGTGGCTCCTTATCTGCCCGGAGTACTGTATTCGACGCCGTCGCACTGGACGGCGGTCCTGGATTTTAATTATCTTTCCCTGGGCGGCATTTTCGGCATTCCCCTGGGCGTGTCGGCCACGGACATAGCCCTGTTTATTATCTTTGGGGCGATTTTGGTGCGTAGCGGCGGGAGCTTTTTAATCAGCAACGTGGCTTCGGCTTTTTCGGGACGGTCGGTAGGCGGGCCGGCCAAGGTGGCCGTGGTGGCCAGTTCGCTCATGGGGACTATTTCAGGCAGCGCGACGGCCAACGTGGCCACTATTGGCAGCGTGACCATCCCCATGATGAAGAAGGCGGGCTATAAAGACAGCTTTGCTGCCGCCGTGGAGGCCGTGTCATCCACCGGAGGGCAGATCATGCCCCCCATCATGGGCGCGGCCGCCTTTGTAATGTCCGCTTTCAGTGGTATTGCTTATTCGGATATCATTATTTACGCCATTTTCCCGGCCGTACTTTACTACCTGAGCCTTTTTGTAACCGTGGATTTGGAGGCCAGGCGCCTGAAGCTGTCAGGCTCGAAGCCGGAAATGACCATCAAGGAGACAATGAAGAATTTCGGACATATGATTATTCCCATCCTTGTCCTGGTTTATTTACTTCTTGTCGGCTACACACCCAGGCTGGCCGGCGGTCTTGGTATCGTCACCGCCCTGGTTGCCTGCCAACTTCGTCCGTCCACCCGTTTAAACCTGCCGACCATCCTCTCCGCCCTGGAAAGCGGCGCCATGGGCATGCTGGTGGTGATAGTTTCCTGTGCCACAGCCGGCATAATCGTGGGGTCGGTGGACCTGACCGGGCTGGGCCAGCGGCTTGGCGCCGCCTTTATCAGCCTGGCCGGCGGGAATTTGCTGATCGGTTTGTTCCTGGCCATGCTGATTGCCATGCTCCTGGGCATGGGGCTGCCTACCACCCCGGCGTACATTATCCAGGTGGCCACTGTTATTCCCGCCTTGATTGCCCTGGGACTTCCCCCGATCGCCGCCCATATGTTTGCCTTCTACTATTCCTGCCTGTCCCTGATTACCCCGCCGGTAGCCGCCGCATCATATACCGCGTCTGCCATCGCCGGGTCCGATGGCTGGAAAACAGGCTGGGTGGCCGCCCGTCTGGGGCTGGTGGCCTATATCGTTCCCTTCATGTTTGCTTATGACCAGTCACTTTTGCTGCTTGGCTCCGCCGGTAATGTTATTGTAAGCGTGATTACCGCTTGTATGGGCGTATTTTGCCTGGCCGTATCCTGTGAAGGCTATTTTAAGCGTGATTTAAACTTGCCGGAGCGGATTGTAGCCGGGATTGCCGCAATTTTATTAATTGTGCCGTCCTGGTGGTTGAGTTCCATAGGTATGGTCCTGATGGCGGGCGTCCTTTTGGCTGCAGTTTACGCACCGGCGAGAGATTGCGCAAAGCGAGATAAATATTAA
- a CDS encoding xanthine dehydrogenase family protein molybdopterin-binding subunit: protein MTLRVVGKNIVKPDAYDKVTGQALYAGDLKRPGMLFGKAVRSPYAHALILSIDTGPALDIPGVQAVLTARDIPGENHVGMTGIKDQLVLAEEKVRFLGEAVAVVAAETQEAAEEAAGRVAVKYQALPVIETPEQGLWDGAVKISPEGNLCWHKKVVRGDWAAAVEEAAAVVRGEYRTPRVEHAYLEPEAVLAEPVDDGILVWSSTKSVHLDRREIARILGWPLERVQVTAAYIGGSFGGKSDLPLNCMASLLCWKTGRPVSMTLEREESIQTTTKRHACVLRYIHAADAQGRLIAVRMEAIGDAGGYVDYTASVMQRMIIHGAGPYRVPNVWLEGWGVLTNNPVCGAMRGFGTPQVAFACERQMDRLAGKLGIDPVELRMKNVLKKGDIFTTGQAVDHEPGLKEGLLKAREIMAAFPPSPSHPEEKAAWGLACFYYGNGRTGMGDEGVATFRLLEDGRVQVAVGSPDIGQGSGTVLVQIAAEGLGLEIDQVSFVSADTRQTLDSGTTSGTRLTAVVGKAVKDGAEEWRGLMLLTAATILGVPVEDLRFDSSTGEPRLVSSRGYLGFREIYRETRARAINLEVTKSHTYATTSLDPENGQGSPYGVYTYGVQLAGLSVDACTGKVHLKKLVSVLNIGRPINPILLEGQVAGGVSMGAGYALTEEIKLKEGKVLNPRFSSYLLLTSLDIPPVECVVLPLNDQKGPYGAVGIGEPATISVAAAIANAVSRAVGAQFFNLPLRPEDIVHKTKELRTKNTEVRKNW, encoded by the coding sequence ATGACCCTGAGGGTGGTTGGGAAAAACATAGTCAAGCCCGACGCTTACGATAAGGTTACCGGGCAGGCCCTTTACGCGGGAGATCTGAAAAGGCCCGGTATGCTCTTTGGGAAAGCTGTTCGCAGTCCCTATGCCCACGCCCTGATCCTGTCAATCGACACCGGACCGGCGCTGGATATTCCGGGAGTACAGGCGGTTTTGACCGCACGTGATATTCCCGGTGAAAATCATGTGGGCATGACCGGAATCAAGGACCAGCTTGTCCTGGCGGAAGAGAAGGTCCGTTTCCTGGGAGAGGCAGTGGCTGTAGTGGCGGCCGAAACACAGGAAGCGGCGGAGGAGGCGGCGGGCCGGGTAGCGGTAAAATACCAGGCGCTGCCGGTGATTGAAACACCCGAACAGGGGCTTTGGGACGGTGCTGTAAAGATTTCTCCCGAGGGAAACCTTTGCTGGCACAAGAAAGTGGTGCGTGGCGACTGGGCGGCGGCTGTAGAGGAGGCAGCCGCGGTAGTTAGAGGGGAATACCGCACCCCGAGGGTGGAACACGCCTATCTAGAACCCGAGGCAGTGCTGGCCGAACCTGTGGATGACGGAATTCTGGTCTGGTCTTCCACTAAAAGCGTTCACCTGGACCGCAGGGAGATTGCAAGGATCCTGGGCTGGCCGCTGGAACGGGTGCAAGTAACAGCCGCCTATATCGGGGGGAGTTTCGGCGGAAAGTCCGACCTGCCCTTGAACTGTATGGCGTCCCTGCTCTGCTGGAAGACGGGGCGGCCGGTTTCAATGACTCTTGAAAGGGAAGAAAGCATCCAAACAACTACTAAGAGGCATGCCTGTGTATTAAGGTATATCCACGCGGCAGACGCCCAGGGAAGGCTCATCGCAGTAAGAATGGAGGCAATCGGTGACGCCGGGGGGTATGTAGACTATACCGCTTCGGTCATGCAGAGGATGATTATCCATGGGGCGGGGCCGTACCGGGTGCCAAACGTCTGGCTGGAAGGATGGGGAGTGTTGACCAATAACCCGGTGTGCGGGGCCATGCGCGGCTTTGGGACGCCCCAGGTGGCCTTTGCCTGTGAGCGACAGATGGATCGCCTGGCCGGGAAGCTCGGTATTGACCCGGTTGAGTTAAGGATGAAAAATGTTTTGAAAAAAGGTGACATTTTTACCACCGGTCAGGCGGTGGACCATGAGCCCGGCTTGAAAGAAGGGCTGCTCAAAGCAAGGGAAATAATGGCCGCCTTTCCGCCATCACCAAGCCATCCGGAGGAAAAAGCGGCCTGGGGATTGGCCTGCTTCTATTACGGGAACGGCAGAACCGGCATGGGGGATGAAGGGGTGGCCACCTTCCGTCTCCTGGAGGACGGCAGGGTGCAGGTGGCTGTAGGATCGCCCGACATCGGCCAGGGCTCCGGCACCGTTCTGGTACAGATAGCGGCGGAAGGCCTGGGGCTGGAAATAGACCAGGTAAGTTTTGTCTCAGCCGATACCAGACAGACCCTGGATTCAGGCACCACTTCGGGCACCAGGCTCACCGCCGTAGTGGGTAAGGCCGTCAAGGATGGCGCTGAAGAATGGCGAGGGCTAATGCTCCTGACGGCGGCAACCATTTTGGGGGTGCCTGTGGAAGATCTGCGGTTTGATTCCAGCACAGGGGAACCCAGGCTGGTCAGTTCCAGGGGGTATCTTGGTTTCAGGGAGATATACAGGGAGACCCGGGCCCGGGCTATCAACCTTGAGGTCACCAAAAGTCACACGTATGCGACAACATCTCTGGACCCGGAAAATGGTCAGGGTAGTCCTTATGGCGTTTATACCTACGGGGTGCAACTGGCCGGGCTAAGCGTCGATGCGTGTACCGGGAAAGTTCATTTAAAAAAACTTGTCAGCGTTTTAAACATCGGCCGGCCCATCAACCCAATTTTACTGGAAGGGCAGGTGGCAGGGGGGGTATCCATGGGTGCAGGTTACGCCCTGACAGAGGAGATAAAATTAAAAGAAGGAAAGGTGCTAAACCCCAGATTCAGCAGTTATCTTCTGCTTACTTCCCTTGACATCCCGCCGGTTGAATGCGTTGTACTGCCCCTTAACGACCAGAAAGGCCCCTACGGCGCGGTGGGAATAGGGGAGCCTGCCACCATTTCGGTCGCGGCTGCCATTGCCAACGCCGTTTCCCGGGCCGTGGGAGCGCAGTTTTTTAACCTGCCGTTAAGGCCGGAAGACATAGTCCATAAAACAAAGGAATTGAGAACTAAGAACACGGAGGTCCGAAAAAATTGGTAA